A window of Zingiber officinale cultivar Zhangliang chromosome 5A, Zo_v1.1, whole genome shotgun sequence contains these coding sequences:
- the LOC121979432 gene encoding 60S acidic ribosomal protein P0-like yields the protein MVVKLSRVEKKVRYDKKLCSLLDEYGKVLIAAADNVGSNQLQSIRRGLCGDSVILMGKNTLIRRCIRFHTEKTGNKDFLNLLPLLVGNVGLIFTKGDLKEVSEEVAKYKVLNIINVIF from the exons ATGGTGGTGAAGCTCTCGAGAGTGGAGAAGAAGGTCCGCTACGACAAGAAGCTGTGCTCACTTCTGGACGAGTACGGGAAGGTCCTAATCGCCGCCGCCGACAATGTTGGGTCCAACCAGCTCCAAAGCATCCGCAGGGGCCTCTGTGGCGACTCCGTCATCCTCATGGGCAAGAACACCCTCATCCGCCGCTGCATCCGCTTCCACACCGAGAAGACCGGCAACAAGGACTTCCTCAACCTCCTCCCCCTTCTCGTC GGGAATGTGGGATTGATATTCACAAAGGGCGATCTTAAGGAAGTTAGCGAGGAGGTTGCCAAGTACAAGGTGTTGAATATAATAAATGTGATTTTTTGA